One window of Medicago truncatula cultivar Jemalong A17 chromosome 2, MtrunA17r5.0-ANR, whole genome shotgun sequence genomic DNA carries:
- the LOC11410190 gene encoding solute carrier family 25 member 44: MDTEAATTPQFALSDTDINWDRLDKTRFHIIGAVLFTAQSALLHPTAVVKTRMQVAASGLSNMKGMSVFTHILRSDGIPGIFRGFGTSAIGSMPGRVLALTSLEMSKDFMLKHTQGSDIPEASRIGLANAVAGMVSNLVSCVYFVPLDVICQRLMVQGLPGTTYCKGPFDVIRRVVHAEGVRGLYRGFGLTAVSQSPASALWWGSYGAAQHIIWRSLGYKDDMEKKPSHVEMVTVQATAGMVAGASSSVITTPIDTVKTRLQVMDNYGSGRPSVLKTARTLLKEDGWWGFYRGFGPRFLNMSLYGTTMIVTYELIKRLSVQPTLRSFA; the protein is encoded by the exons ATGGACACCGAGGCTGCCACCACTCCACAGTTCGCGCTGTCCGATACAGACATCAACTGGGACAG GTTGGATAAGACCAGGTTCCACATCATTGGTGCAGTACTCTTCACGGCTCAATCAGCATTACTTCATCCAACAGCAGTGGTGAAGACAAGGATGCAAGTAGCTGCTTCAGGTCTCTCTAACATGAAGGGAATGTCAGTGTTCACTCACATTTTGAGGAGTGATGGAATTCCTGGAATCTTTAGAGGTTTTGGAACTTCTGCTATTGGATCAATGCCTGGTAGGGTTTTAGCCCTTACATCTCTTGAGATGTCAAAGGACTTTATGTTGAAACACACTCAAGGTAGCGATATTCCAGAAGCATCACGTATTGGCCTTGCAAATGCTGTTGCTGGCATGGTTTCAAACTTGGTTTCTTGTGTTTACTTTGTGCCTTTGGATGTG ATTTGCCAAAGGCTAATGGTTCAAGGTCTTCCTGGAACTACATATTGTAAAGGACCATTTGATGTTATCCGAAGAGTAGTGCATGCTGAGGGTGTTCGTGGCTTGTATAGAGGTTTTGGATTAACGGCTGTATCGCAGTCCCCTGCATCTGCACTTTGGTGGGGTTCATATGGGGCAGCACAACACATAATTTGGAG GAGTTTAGGCTACAAAGATGACATGGAGAAGAAGCCTTCGCATGTGGAAATGGTGACAGTTCAAGCTACTGCTGGGATGGTAGCTGGTGCTAGTTCATCTGTTATCACTACTCCCATAGATACTGTAAAAACACGACTTCAG GTTATGGACAACTATGGTTCTGGAAGACCATCAGTATTGAAGACAGCAAGAACTCTCCTTAAGGAAGATGGGTGGTGGGGATTTTACAGAGGGTTTGGACCAAGATTTTTGAATATGTCACTTTATGGAACAACGATGATTGTTACTTATGAACTGATAA